Part of the Mangifera indica cultivar Alphonso chromosome 4, CATAS_Mindica_2.1, whole genome shotgun sequence genome, AATCGCCTTAAGGTACAAAACAGTCCACGTATAGAGAATGATTTAACTACCCTTAGTTGCTCAATTGTTGAACTGCCCTTGATATGCAGTTTAGGACACATAACATATTGGATCATATTATATCTGTGGTGCTGATGCAAAAAATATTGCAATAGATTGTAGAAACCATACTCAATTTGTAGGTAAAGAGCACGCAACTTCCGCCTGATTTTCCATTTGCATACAAATATTTTCCTTGTATATTATTCATTGATAATTTTGGaaatttagaaggaaaaaagaccactttttttcctcttaagtTTGAAATCATTAGGAGACTTGTTGGGTTGCCTTGCTTCTATTTGATTGTGTCTTTTCTAGTTTCTTAACAAACTTTTCCCACTAtgattctttttcattattttcctttcttgaATTGCATACGTATGAATCCAGCGGAGTTATAATGATTTTCCAGGCTGCCAATCGGTCAtgctaattaattttattactgatTAATCTAGACTGCTTGAAAGCCAGGCATGCGTGGTCCTTATTACTGCACTTAAATCCTTAATCATGGTTAACAAAGCAACCACACCTACTTAACTATGATTACTTCTAATGCTATATATACTTATCAGTCTGCATTCAATCTTCTCCATCTCTCTACAGAAGTCTCtctattattatcataaatgaAGCTTTATTGCATGTTAGCAGTCGGCTTTTGCTTCTTGTTCCTTTGTTTTGTAGACTCTCAAAGAGCTCCATGGCCTTTCGGTCTGACTGTGTTTTCACTCCTCTCGCTTTTCCCGTTCTTTCTTAAGTCTTGGCTTGTTCCTGGAGGCTTTGCATGGAGGAACCACCATGAAAAGTCTCCCCAACTTCGGGGTCCAATTGGTTGGCCTGTGCTGGGGACTTTACCTGAAATGGGTTCACTTGCTCATCGTAAATTAGCCGCCATGGCGGCTTCCCTGGGTGCAACTAGACTCATGGCATTCAGTCTAGGGGCAACACGCGTGATCATCAGTAGCCACCCAGACACTGCGAGGGAAATCCTATCAGGGTCTTCATTTTCTGACCGTCCGATCAAGGAATCAGCTCGTTCACTGATGTTTGAGCGTGCCATTGGCTTTGCTCCCTCCGGAAAATACTGGCGTCACCTACGTAGAATTGCCGCCAATCACATGTTCTCCCCAAAGAGAATCTCGGGATTAGAGGAGTTACGACAGCGTTTAGCCAATGAAATGCTGGTTAAAGTTCGTGAAGACATGGAGAAGAGAGGAGTTGTGATACTCAGAGAGATATTGCAAAAAGGGTCTTTAAGCAATATACTGGAGAGTGTGTTTGGGAGATGTGAATCTGTAGAGAGAGAAGAGTTAGGGTTTATGGTAAAAGAAGGGTACGAGTTAATAGCAAAGTTCAACTGGGAAGATTACTTTCCGGTGAGACTTTTGGACTTGTATGGAGTAAAAAGAAGGTGCCATGAATTGGCAAGTAAGGTTAATACAATTGTGGGACAAATTATTCaagcaagaaaacaaaatcagaCTGATGAGTTCAATGGTGGAAATGACTTCCTTTCTGCATTGCTCTCTTTGCCTAAAGAAGATCAGTTGACTGATACAAATATGGTGGCCATTTTGTGGGTATGCTCTATCTCCCTCTTTCTCACACACAGTAACATCCATATGATCCGCTTTAGACACATAATCTggcatgttttgttttttattaactgTTTAGAAGCTTATAATCTATTTaactcattttctcttatcatcTCTAAACCACAAATATTACACAAAAAGTTAGATCAtataaactttttcaaaaaaagaggatggcttcctatgtttattaataatattgaattcaGCTCCTCACCTACCTAATAAAGTTAACCTTTGAGAAAAATACAGATCAGGATAGTAAGTGTCAATGGCTTGTAGGCATCAAGAGCAGAAAAGGATCATTTTCAAAGTCTCTTTCTGAGTtgatatgtttttgttttcaatgttATTTTCCTGCTTGGCAAACATTTCTTTTCTTGTCGGTTTGTTTGGTTAGAAAAATGCTCTCATTGTCATGTCACTAACCCTAATATTCTCTCCACTCAAACCCTAATTCCTTGACATCAGTCAGAGACTCAGAGTCAATTTGGCTTTAAAGCTCTTTACATTGACAATAATTTCCAGCCCACAATGTTAATACTGACGCACTAAAAGCTTTCAAAGATTGACCTTCGCACTCAGCATGCCTGCTTTTATTATGTAGGAGATGATTTTTCGAGGGACAGACACTGTGGCTATACTGCTTGAATGGATCATGGCGAGGATAGTTTTACATCAAGACGTCCAAACAAAAGTTCAACATGAGATTGACACGTGCGTCGGCCTTGAAAGGCAGGTGCAGGATTTTGACATCCCCAACCTCCCTTACCTTCAAGCCATTGTCAAAGAAGTTCTACGTCTGCACCCTCCAGGCCCTTTACTCTCCTGGGCACGCCTCGCCATTCATGATGTTCACGTGGACAAAGTTTTTGTGCCAGCTGGCACAACGGCAATGGTCAACATGTGGGCCATAACCCATGACCCCTCCATCTGGAAGGACCCATATGCTTTCAAGCCTGAACGATTCATGGAAAACGACAACAACAACATGTCTATCATGGGTTCGGATTTAAGGCTTGCACCATTTGGCTCGGGTCGCAGGGTTTGTCCTGGAAAGGCATTAGGCTTAGCCACCGTGCAACTGTGGCTTGCCCGGCTTCTCCATCAGTTCAGGTGGCTTCCGATGCAGCCCGTTGATCTCTCGGAGACCTTGAGGCTCTCTCTTGAAATGAAGAAACCGCTTGCATGCCGTGCGGTTCCCCGGCTAGCTTAATGATTTTGTGAAGCTGTAGCAAAGTGTAAAAAAATTGTGCATCCATGCAAGAGTTGCTCTAAACACTGTAAAATATTGGCTTTAAATGTTGAAACTGAGTTGCTTGAGTTTGAAGAAGTGTATTTTAAAAGGTATGTACGTGACAATTATAAGCAATAAACTTAGTCATATTGCAAAGTTGAGCATCTTTTACGGTTCTGTCATTTCATTTTCAGTAACATATCGATGAAGGGGATGATATCGAAGTCCTTT contains:
- the LOC123214613 gene encoding cytochrome P450 78A5-like — translated: MKLYCMLAVGFCFLFLCFVDSQRAPWPFGLTVFSLLSLFPFFLKSWLVPGGFAWRNHHEKSPQLRGPIGWPVLGTLPEMGSLAHRKLAAMAASLGATRLMAFSLGATRVIISSHPDTAREILSGSSFSDRPIKESARSLMFERAIGFAPSGKYWRHLRRIAANHMFSPKRISGLEELRQRLANEMLVKVREDMEKRGVVILREILQKGSLSNILESVFGRCESVEREELGFMVKEGYELIAKFNWEDYFPVRLLDLYGVKRRCHELASKVNTIVGQIIQARKQNQTDEFNGGNDFLSALLSLPKEDQLTDTNMVAILWEMIFRGTDTVAILLEWIMARIVLHQDVQTKVQHEIDTCVGLERQVQDFDIPNLPYLQAIVKEVLRLHPPGPLLSWARLAIHDVHVDKVFVPAGTTAMVNMWAITHDPSIWKDPYAFKPERFMENDNNNMSIMGSDLRLAPFGSGRRVCPGKALGLATVQLWLARLLHQFRWLPMQPVDLSETLRLSLEMKKPLACRAVPRLA